The Zea mays cultivar B73 chromosome 7, Zm-B73-REFERENCE-NAM-5.0, whole genome shotgun sequence DNA segment AATGATCGCACGTTATTCTTCTTCTGATGAACAGGAATGCCTTCCATCTTACGTTCTCCCTCATGGTGCAACAATGTTCACAGTGCTACTAGAAAAACATTCTACAGCGCTCCAACTGCCTGATCTTGTAGGGCATTCGAAGAAAAACACTCTTCCGTCAGCATGCAGGAAGAAAAACCCTAGTTCCGTTGCTGCAGCTTCCCAACTGAGTGCAGGTACACAGACACAGAAACGACCCTGAAAACCAAAAGAGCTTGTTAAATTCACACGGATCACAACCGTAGTCTAGTCAACACAAGTTGCGACCTTGCTTCCATGAGCACTTACGTGGATCCAAGCAAGAATGCAAGAGACAGGTGGAAGCCAAATAAGAAGACGGATACTGTTGCTGTCAGAAGCATTGCAACTGATGTTGAGTAAACCTGTGTGCATGAAATTGCACATTGTTAGCATATGGTGATATGAAAAGGTTGTGTGATGCCTCAGTCCATGGTGAGACATTTTGGTGAATCTTAGCGACTCCTCAGATATCAGTCTAGACACTGGACCGATGCACTATAGTCGTGGTGTTGCTTCTACAATGGACAAAGGGGAACCTGCAGTCCTCTGTACGTAGACATCTAAGCATAAATGTTCGGTCTAAGCTTAGACACTCGTATTGAAGAAATAAACTTAAATAGAAAAGTTTGGCAAGTTGTGATGGTTTAGATGgaaaccaaacaagccctaaacAAAAAGGGCAAGGGCATGCTCTAAATGGGAAATAGCAGGGTAACAAATAACGGATGCTTGTGCTGTAAGCATAGGCTGCAAAATAGCTAAATTGGAAGGAGTCCCAGTAGGGCAACAACCAACAAGGAGTGACATGGTGGCTGAAGTTAGTGAATTTTCTAGAAAATATACACCATCCGTCCCAAAATATAATTTGTTTTAGATTAAATATACACTCATTAATTAACCTATAAATGTAATTTATATGTATGTTTACATTCATTATCATTCATTTGAATGTGAATGGAAAAAATAAGgctagaaagaactatattttagaacggagggagtattaatTAGCTTATAATACATCCATTTAACCTCCAAATAAGCTACTGAGGTTCAGACCTACACTGTTTGTACACACATGCAACTGAAAAGATAGTAACTAGTACCTTGATAATATTGTTAGCATATTTCATCACCATTGATACAGCAATTCCACTGCAAAACAAATATCAATACTCGATTTGATTGGGAAGGAAATAACAAGGATGCAGCTATGCCCAACAGGGAAATAGTGAAAGCAACTAATATGATCCAATTGCCAGTACCTCAAAGCATGATTAAGAATCATCAAAACTGTAATAAACGAGTAGCCATGGAAAAAGCCTCTGCACCAGATGAAATATTCAAATGGAATGATCAATATCATGAACTGTAACAGGTGACATGAATGTCGGACATGTAAGAAAATCTGCACTAACTTGTTCATGACAGCATCGAAGTCCTGGACACAAATTGCAACCAAATTGAAGAGCATCCCAAATATGTACAGCCAAAAATTCTGTGCATTGATATTTCTTGAAGGATTTTTCTTGATGATAACCTGGATTGTTCAAAATAAAGGAATATATTACATTCCTAAAAAAACACTAATATTTCGTATCAAATGTATTTTCGAAAAAAAACCAAGaatacaaatgatgaaaagagtaGAAGTATAGAGTCACAAACTTCAGTATATACTCCTGCAAAACCACTTAAAAGAGCCATCACCTGCAAAAAGGGAAAAAGGGCATTCAGGTAGTTGTCAAATACTTCCTCTACTATGTCCAAAAGACAGGATTGATTATTTTTCTGCTTCACTCACAATTGCCATCACCCAACCTTGAATAGGGGTCTGAAGAACATGGTCTGACCTGGAAAAGGACAAATAAGAAAGCaatgagggagggagggaggggggtGCGTTGAACAAACAAGAAAAAGAATGAGGGGTTGGGGAAAATATGTTTGGCTTACGAGGGACTGAGCTGAGCAGTAGTGCATCCAGCACATAAAAGAATAAATGCAGCCCACTGAATTTGACTTAACCTGCATTAGTTCAACCATGCTAAATCAACAATGGAAAGCAGTTGTTGGGGAAGAAAATATTAAAAAACTGTAAGGAATGAAGTGGAAAAGAATAGAGGTTTTGTTACGATGACCAAATAGGAGGGTAGCATGGTATTAGATTCAACAAATGTGTCAGTTTCAGATTTCAGAGTTAGGTGTTGCATAGTCCTTTAGGCAGCTAGTTACTTCAATAGAGTATGGATTCAAGCCTAAGGATGACTATTTATTTTACATACTGTACTTCAGCAGAACTCTTTCATCACAGAACTATAATTCATGTCTTCCAGCTTTGCATCAAAGATTTCAAGTGAAAGTGAACCCAATGACATAGTGGATGCCACTTGTCAGCAAAGAAAACTTATAATAGGACAAGCTCATTAGACTTACTTTTTCTTGAGAATTATACGGTACAGGACACCAGTGCTGATAATATTCAAGTTCTTCAGAATCTGGTAAGCTGGTGCATCCACATATTCAAAGATATAATACTGACAACCACAGAAGAAGGGAAACATGGTTATGTTTTGCTTatttttgttttttgtttttaAATCCTACAACAAAATGAGTGTGCAACTGGACATACCTGCAATAAGTTCTTGACCAGGTAAAGCATTGCAGGAATGGGGTAAACTCTAACTTCATCAAACGATGTAATTAACCTGAAAACAACAAAACCAAATGTCTAGAAGGTGGAAGAAGACAACAAGCACCTAATATGTACTATCGACAAGCACGGTACAAGTGCAATCACCACCTATTATCTTCTGTAACACCTTGACTGTTCCATATCCTGGACAATGCTACAAGTGATAGTAGACATTTCAAAGTTTCCACCTAGACGTTGAGAAAACAGAATACATAACCACATCATAATACTGAAAACTCCTGAAGGTAAAATTACTGAGAGAATCCAAGCATTTTGCTCACCGAAAAATTTGCTGTTGTGACACTATAGTCATACTTTCCAGCTCTTTTCGACCATACAATCAATATTGCCTGGGAACTTGTTAGCAATGTCAATGCAAGTGTAACAATGGACCTGCAAAAACACATTGCCGATGCAACAAATGGCTTTCAGAAAGAATGAGTTTCAGTACAAAGTAAGGCAAGGAATAAGCCTTACTTTAGCTTCGAACTATCCTTCGGCCCTCCTGCAGTGCTAAGACTTGAAGTTGATGTATCTGTAAATGGTATAGGTATTAATGCTAAGAATCTCCCATATTAGCCCATAAAAAAAGAACATTTGCATGATGAATCAAGAGCTTACTGCTAGAAAGAGATATCTTATCAAAGTTCTCTATGTCCTTCTGAGATACGCCATCACTCTCCTTTTAGCCGGGTCAGACAAAAGACAACTTGTCAGTGCATGCTCTGTTATACTGAAGTAGAAGATTATTGCAAGCCCATTCTTTTTTCTAAAAGGAAAGCAACTTAGCAAGCTATTGCCAGCGTTTAACTTTATGTATGACCAATGACAAACATCAACAAGATTAAAGTACACGAGAAGTTTGAGTCGAATTTAATGTCTAAACCATACTGGAGTAGTCTATTTTCAGTGCTAAGTGCTAACACATAATAGCAGGTACAAACTATTTCCAAAATTATGTTTACAAAACAAAGGATGAATCAGATTGCTtatgtatcacaaaaggtcaagcGCATGGATGGATAGAAATGCTACACATCGTTAAAAAACCCAATGTAAATTTAACAAATAAATTTGTAAATTACAAGAATTAATGATTTAATGTCAGCATAACGTTAACGACTTGTAGTCAGCCATGAGCAATATACAGACTATACAGTGGTCGAACAATCACTCACCTGCTAATGGCTACATGGGTACATGCCATCTACGACTACGAGAATCAACAGTTAATGGGAGTGAAGCAGGCAACTGTGCCTTAggacctgtttgtttacccccatggattatataatctggattatttttggaggattatataatctggattatataatctgagtagtcctgtttatttacccagattatttgagttgttaatagaattcttttgtatgaggaagACAAGAATGCTCTCTATATTTGTACTGGGTTGAAACTCATATATGAGATGAACAATGTAACAAACGTTTCTGAGTATTCATAATTTATTACATAAATAATTTAAAAAAAATTCAATTGACATTGGCAAATATTGCATTAGCAATATTATCACGGAaggcgcaaaaacgattcggtggattataatggcaatggtgggtaatttctaggaaacttgaaagggtagtggggaagtgggaaaaaataatctgaaataagcacctcctcacttgcttatggattatcataatctaagggattagattatataatctggataaaTAAGCTAGACTGTTTGTTTGTCTCTTAAGATTATTtaattcagattatataatctgggggtaaacaaacaggcccttagtgAGAAATATGATATGGGACTTTAAATCGAATCAGACAAAAACAAACCAAACATGATCACAGATGTAATTCAGTTTTATCTCTGTCACAAATTTGTATATAAAGAAAAGAGAGAAAACCATCTAACTCGCGCTGTCGCGCAGCACATTTTGCTATGGAAACTCCCGAATTTCAATTGCAAGCGCAGACATTATGGAGGTTAAACTAGAGCGGTTGAGATAAAAATCGAGATTGCGGCGGTGATGAGGAACGAAGTGAAAACCTACGGAGAGAGAACAAACAGCTTTCACGAAGAAACCGCCGCCGCGGCAGCGACGGCCGATGTAATCTAATACGTATGAAAATTCGGGCGGCGGCATTTGTGTAGATAGCCATCGCGGGCTCGTGCATGCTTACCTGATCCTTCACTCTTCTGTGCTCCATCTCTTCCCCACGAGCGGCGAGCCTGGCCTCTCCGGCTCTGCAGCTCTGCTACTGCCTACTGCGGTTTCTTCCACAGGAAGGAAGGAACACTGCAGAGGTGAGGAGCGGCGGCGAAGGGCTGGGCAAGCACCGTTGCACGGTGCACGCTGGAGCCGTGTAGTCGTGTGTGTGATCAAGCGGTAACCGATAACCAGTGGCGTGCTGGCGTAGCAGTAGCTAGCTGGGAAAAAAAAACTGACAAGTTGGGTGTATATACAGTTCATTGTGGGTAAATAACTTTTTGGAAGGATGTATTAGAGCATCTCTAATAGATTAGTTAAATGGCTCAGCAAGCCAAATTTTAGCTATTCAACAGCAAAATAACTTTTCAATAGACTAGCCATCCAACTCGCTAAGCTATCCGGCTCTTCAAATTGGCCCCAtctctagccaaatttggctagccgCTGACTAGCCAAACAAAATATATAATCTGTTGGAACGAGATGCTATATATAGAATGTAATCTATATGGAGATGTAATTAGAGTGTCACATAGAGAGTCGAAAATATagtgtctcttggagatgctcttaggctATCTCGCTTAAACTAGGTATGTACTCTAAACTAGATATGTAATCGTGCGTTACCACAAGGCGGGGCGCTGGGAGCGATGTCTAGACTATAAAtataattatttttatttttaatcACTAAGGTACGTGTAGTTTGATGTTTAGTTTCAAATTTCTAGAGCACAGGGCATGGATTCAAGTGCTCACTTTGTACTATTTTTTACG contains these protein-coding regions:
- the LOC103633332 gene encoding CMP-sialic acid transporter 2, with the translated sequence MEHRRVKDQESDGVSQKDIENFDKISLSSNTSTSSLSTAGGPKDSSKLKSIVTLALTLLTSSQAILIVWSKRAGKYDYSVTTANFSVETLKCLLSLVALSRIWNSQGVTEDNRLITSFDEVRVYPIPAMLYLVKNLLQYYIFEYVDAPAYQILKNLNIISTGVLYRIILKKKLSQIQWAAFILLCAGCTTAQLSPSSDHVLQTPIQGWVMAIVMALLSGFAGVYTEVIIKKNPSRNINAQNFWLYIFGMLFNLVAICVQDFDAVMNKGFFHGYSFITVLMILNHALSGIAVSMVMKYANNIIKVYSTSVAMLLTATVSVFLFGFHLSLAFLLGSTVVSVSVYLHSVGKLQQRN